CGCGGGCGTTCAGCTCGCGCGATGGGCCAGGTAGAGGTAGCGCTCGAGCTTCTGCTTCGCTTCGGCGTTCACCGCGCCGAACGCGATGCCGATCTCCTTGCCCTGTGGGGTGCGACGGGTGCGTGCCACGCGAGCCTTCGAGCGGAACGAGGCCACGGGCGAATCGACCTCGATCTCGACCGGGAGGCCCGCCATGCAGAGGCCCTTGGGAAGGATGAACGAGAGGCCGCTCGCGCTTACATCGCGGGTGCTGGCGGTCTGCCAGCGGTTCGACCACGGCATGCGGTACTTCACCGAAAAGGAACGGCGGACGCGAACGTGCTCTCTCATCTCTGACAATCCTCCACGCGCTCTGCGCCGCTGACAGGCGGTTCCCTGCTTGGCGACGGCACCTGATGGTGCTCTTGAACCCAGTATACGCGTGGGGGTCGGCGCACGCCATTTCCAACATGTGAACGGTTGGATGGCTCAGGTCTCGTGGTGGCGATCGAGGGACAGGAAGCGGACGAACTGCTTGTGGAAGTGGAGCTCGACCGTTCCGGTCGGACCGGAGCGGTGCTTGGCGATGATGATCTCGGCGATGCCCTTCTTCTCGGAGTGCTCTTTCTCGTAGTACTCGTCGCGATAGATCATCATCACCAGATCGGCTTCCTGCTCGATGGCGCCGGATTCGCGCAGGTCGCTGAGCATGGGACGCTTGTCGGTGCGGCTCTCCACTGCGCGCGAGAGCTGGGAGAGCGCGATCACCGGGATCTTGAGCTCCTTGGAGAGGAACTTCAGGGTGCGTGAGATCTCTGAGAGCTCCTGGGTTCGATTCGCGTCTGAGCGACCGGACCCGCGGATCAGCTGGATGTAGTCGATCAGCACCATGTCGAGCCCGTGATTCTTCTTCAGCCGTCGGCACTTGGCCGAGATCTCTGTTGCGGAGAGTCCACCCGAGTCATCGATGTAGAGCGGCGCGTCGGCCATGTAGTTCATGACCTTCGCCAGGCGGCGCCAGTCGGTGTCGTGGATGTGCCCGGTCTTGATGCGCTCGCTCTCGATCTGGGCCTCTGAGCAGAGCATTCGGGTTCCGAGCTCTTCCTTCGACATCTCCATCGAGAACACGGCCACCGGCATGCGCTGGTTCACCGCCACGTGCTGGGCGATGTTCATGGCAAAAGCGGTCTTGCCCATGCTGGGACGCGCGGCGATGATGACAAAGGTGGCGCGCTGCAACCCG
This window of the Pseudomonadota bacterium genome carries:
- a CDS encoding PilZ domain-containing protein is translated as MREHVRVRRSFSVKYRMPWSNRWQTASTRDVSASGLSFILPKGLCMAGLPVEIEVDSPVASFRSKARVARTRRTPQGKEIGIAFGAVNAEAKQKLERYLYLAHRAS
- the dnaB gene encoding replicative DNA helicase, which translates into the protein MTVSAELLPPQNLEAERSVLGACLIDREAIGRITEVFREPETFYRPAHQYIFDAMLKLADRNEPVDLITLSNELRRQNRLEEVGGTDYLVELTEVVPTAANAEHYARIVRERSLRRELIHTGTDIVQMAHESGDDIDVLVDRAEQSVFSIANRTVSGDFVPLKKVLDNTFERFETLYEGGQNVMGIPTGYRDLDAITGGLQRATFVIIAARPSMGKTAFAMNIAQHVAVNQRMPVAVFSMEMSKEELGTRMLCSEAQIESERIKTGHIHDTDWRRLAKVMNYMADAPLYIDDSGGLSATEISAKCRRLKKNHGLDMVLIDYIQLIRGSGRSDANRTQELSEISRTLKFLSKELKIPVIALSQLSRAVESRTDKRPMLSDLRESGAIEQEADLVMMIYRDEYYEKEHSEKKGIAEIIIAKHRSGPTGTVELHFHKQFVRFLSLDRHHET